A section of the Paenibacillus odorifer genome encodes:
- the ahrC gene encoding transcriptional regulator AhrC/ArgR, translating to MKGQRHIKIREIITQKDIETQDELVEALRESGFQVTQATVSRDIKELLLIKVPMDDGRYKYSLPTDQRYNPIQKLKRVLVDNFVQIDSSANLVVMKCLPGTANSVAALIDNIDWPQIMGTLSGDDTILIICRLPEDSKTVISQIMGYIS from the coding sequence ATGAAGGGACAACGACATATTAAGATTCGTGAAATTATTACACAAAAGGATATCGAGACACAGGACGAGCTTGTGGAAGCCTTGCGTGAATCAGGTTTTCAAGTTACTCAAGCCACAGTATCTCGAGATATAAAAGAGCTGTTGCTCATCAAGGTACCCATGGATGATGGAAGATATAAATATTCACTTCCAACGGATCAACGGTACAATCCCATTCAGAAGCTTAAGCGCGTTCTTGTGGATAATTTTGTGCAGATCGATTCCTCGGCTAATCTTGTGGTGATGAAATGTTTACCAGGTACGGCTAACTCTGTCGCTGCTTTGATTGATAATATTGACTGGCCGCAAATTATGGGAACCCTTTCTGGTGATGATACAATCCTTATTATTTGCCGTTTACCTGAGGACAGTAAGACTGTAATTTCACAAATCATGGGTTATATTTCTTAA
- a CDS encoding TlyA family RNA methyltransferase — protein sequence MEHRKERIDVLLVEQGFYESREKAKAAIMAGLVLADEERIEKAGMKVSRESTLKVKGSVHPYVSRGGLKLEKALRQFNIDLTGRNMLDIGASTGGFTDCALQNGVSHVYAIDVGYNQLDWSLRNDERVSVMERTNFRYMTPSDLQGPVPDFASIDVSFISLKIILPPLKALLQRPADIAALIKPQFEAGREKVGKSGVIRDSAVHKEVLINVLTMAAELGFGLHGLTFSPITGGEGNIEFLAHWRLTPEVVEGEEVSVQPAAAVAAVIPVEDFASLADEVIKQATSTFNVSSTHGNSPRR from the coding sequence ATGGAACACCGTAAAGAACGGATTGATGTACTGCTTGTGGAGCAAGGTTTTTATGAAAGCCGGGAGAAAGCTAAAGCTGCTATTATGGCAGGGTTGGTGCTCGCGGATGAGGAACGTATTGAAAAAGCTGGCATGAAGGTCTCGCGGGAGTCTACCCTTAAGGTTAAAGGCTCTGTGCATCCGTATGTCAGTCGTGGAGGCCTAAAGCTGGAGAAGGCTCTTCGCCAATTTAATATTGATCTTACCGGACGGAACATGCTGGACATTGGTGCTTCCACTGGCGGCTTCACAGATTGTGCGCTTCAGAATGGTGTAAGCCATGTGTATGCCATTGATGTTGGCTATAACCAGCTGGATTGGTCACTGCGTAATGATGAGCGAGTGAGCGTCATGGAGCGTACGAACTTCCGGTATATGACACCTTCAGATTTGCAGGGTCCTGTTCCGGACTTTGCCAGTATTGATGTTTCTTTTATATCCTTAAAAATAATTCTCCCACCCCTCAAAGCCTTGCTGCAACGTCCAGCAGATATCGCTGCACTCATCAAGCCGCAATTTGAGGCTGGGCGTGAGAAGGTTGGAAAATCAGGTGTGATTCGTGATTCCGCGGTCCATAAAGAGGTATTGATTAATGTACTGACTATGGCTGCAGAGTTAGGATTCGGTCTACATGGATTAACCTTTTCACCAATTACAGGCGGAGAAGGCAATATTGAGTTTCTTGCTCACTGGAGACTGACGCCAGAAGTGGTGGAAGGCGAAGAAGTATCCGTACAGCCGGCAGCTGCTGTTGCAGCAGTCATTCCAGTGGAGGACTTCGCTTCCCTTGCTGATGAAGTGATTAAGCAGGCTACGAGTACTTTTAATGTGAGTTCTACTCATGGAAACTCCCCGCGCCGCTAG